In the Flavobacterium pallidum genome, one interval contains:
- a CDS encoding DNA primase has protein sequence MKRVIVDYAKLTNEILNLLVEKFPDGYDDSHIIRFKNAKGELIEAVEVRTEDTIYLVKVSTKLATRLENFDEDDIDDVVEPIDTIKGIDIDDEDEAASDDDDEDENLDKPDLDPDDDDDDDSDREDIPDEDDEDEED, from the coding sequence ATGAAAAGAGTAATTGTTGATTACGCCAAATTAACCAACGAAATTTTAAACCTGTTAGTGGAAAAATTCCCTGACGGATATGATGATTCGCATATCATTCGATTCAAGAATGCGAAAGGCGAATTAATTGAAGCAGTTGAAGTGAGGACTGAAGATACTATTTACCTGGTGAAAGTCAGTACCAAACTCGCCACCAGGCTTGAAAATTTTGATGAAGATGATATTGACGATGTAGTGGAACCAATCGACACCATTAAAGGCATTGACATTGATGACGAAGACGAAGCGGCTTCAGATGATGATGACGAAGACGAAAACCTGGACAAACCCGATTTAGATCCCGATGATGACGACGATGACGATAGCGACAGGGAAGATATTCCTGATGAGGATGACGAAGACGAAGAAGATTAA
- a CDS encoding DinB family protein, translating to MRSSTLPVNEYASYYTTYINALDDVHLTEELEISLHDFIRFVQDIPMDKFDYRYAEGKWTIKDIILHLTDAERVFSYRALRFARQDKTPLPGFEENSYVDAAHAGDRSIQDLLSELSVVRHATLALFKSFSENQLKSMGTASEVEVSVRAIGFIIIGHMKHHQRIFKERYL from the coding sequence ATGAGGTCATCCACTTTACCCGTAAACGAATATGCTTCGTATTATACGACTTACATCAATGCGCTTGATGACGTCCACCTTACAGAGGAACTGGAAATCAGCCTGCATGATTTTATCCGCTTTGTACAGGACATCCCAATGGATAAATTCGATTATCGGTATGCGGAAGGAAAATGGACCATCAAGGATATTATCCTGCATTTAACAGATGCAGAACGTGTTTTCAGCTACCGTGCGCTACGTTTTGCACGACAGGATAAAACACCACTGCCGGGTTTTGAGGAAAACAGTTATGTAGATGCTGCGCATGCCGGAGATCGTTCGATACAGGACCTGCTGAGTGAATTGTCGGTGGTGCGCCATGCTACGCTGGCCCTTTTTAAGAGTTTTTCTGAAAATCAGCTTAAAAGTATGGGGACCGCTTCAGAAGTGGAAGTTTCAGTGCGTGCCATTGGATTTATTATTATAGGGCATATGAAACACCACCAAAGGATCTTTAAAGAGCGGTATTTGTAA
- the aroB gene encoding 3-dehydroquinate synthase produces MQPIHANGYDIFFANDGYEALNQFLAGNTYSKIFILTDTNANEFCVPLFLSQLATETAIEIIEIEPGEIHKNIETCTGVWHALTDLGADRKSIIINVGGGVVTDLGGFVAATFKRGIDFIHVPTTLLAMVDAAVGGKNGIDLGNLKNQVGIISTPKMIIFDTGFLSSLPQMEMRSGLAEMLKHGLIADKSYWQKFLNLEAIDFADFDELIYTSVEIKNNIVTQDPTEKGIRKALNFGHTLGHAIESHFLESDDKNTLLHGEAIAVGMVLESYISWQKKYISESEYAEIKSMILGLYGIIPFSETDIDAVVKLLIHDKKNEFGKVQFALLAGIGNAKIDQEADNELIIKAFADYKS; encoded by the coding sequence ATGCAACCCATACATGCCAATGGCTACGATATCTTTTTCGCAAATGACGGTTACGAGGCGCTAAATCAGTTCCTTGCCGGAAATACCTATTCGAAAATCTTCATCCTTACAGATACCAATGCGAATGAATTTTGCGTGCCCCTTTTCCTCTCACAGCTGGCAACGGAAACCGCGATTGAAATCATCGAAATCGAACCGGGCGAAATCCACAAAAATATTGAAACCTGCACCGGTGTATGGCATGCGCTCACAGACCTGGGCGCGGACAGGAAAAGCATCATCATCAACGTTGGCGGTGGCGTGGTGACTGACCTGGGCGGATTCGTCGCGGCAACCTTCAAGCGCGGCATCGATTTCATACATGTACCGACCACCTTACTGGCGATGGTCGACGCGGCAGTTGGAGGCAAAAATGGCATCGATCTGGGGAACCTCAAAAACCAGGTGGGTATCATCAGCACACCTAAAATGATAATATTCGACACTGGATTTCTTTCTTCGCTTCCGCAGATGGAAATGCGCTCGGGATTGGCAGAAATGCTCAAACACGGACTCATCGCAGACAAATCCTACTGGCAGAAATTCCTAAATTTGGAAGCCATTGATTTTGCAGACTTCGACGAACTGATTTACACTTCCGTAGAAATCAAAAACAACATCGTAACACAGGACCCGACCGAAAAAGGCATCCGAAAAGCATTGAATTTCGGGCATACTTTAGGCCACGCCATCGAAAGCCATTTTTTGGAAAGTGACGATAAAAATACTTTGCTTCACGGCGAAGCGATCGCTGTGGGAATGGTATTGGAATCCTATATTTCGTGGCAGAAAAAATACATTTCCGAATCGGAATATGCGGAAATAAAATCAATGATCCTGGGCCTATACGGCATCATTCCATTTTCTGAAACTGACATAGATGCCGTAGTGAAATTGCTGATCCATGATAAGAAAAATGAATTCGGCAAAGTACAATTTGCACTGCTTGCCGGAATCGGGAACGCAAAAATCGATCAGGAAGCTGATAATGAATTGATTATAAAAGCTTTTGCAGACTATAAATCTTAA
- a CDS encoding DNA-deoxyinosine glycosylase: protein MISSFPPFINKSTKVLILGTMPGATSLAKQEYYAYKQNHFWRIFFTYFNQLPVPDLFGERIKLLQQNNIGVWDVLQHCEREGSLDTNIRNHQVNDFVSLFAAFPNIRHLLFNGKESHKYFMKHIGTIDGIRFHVMPSTSPANTMSFDKKFEIWSETLTNTAL from the coding sequence ATGATCTCATCCTTCCCTCCTTTCATCAATAAATCCACTAAAGTCCTGATTTTGGGCACCATGCCCGGCGCGACATCCCTGGCGAAGCAGGAATATTATGCCTATAAGCAAAATCATTTCTGGCGTATATTTTTTACGTATTTCAACCAATTACCAGTACCTGACCTCTTTGGGGAAAGGATAAAATTGCTTCAGCAAAATAATATAGGCGTATGGGATGTTTTACAGCATTGTGAACGTGAGGGCAGCCTCGATACCAACATCCGAAACCACCAGGTGAATGATTTTGTAAGCTTGTTTGCGGCATTCCCAAACATCAGGCACTTATTATTCAACGGTAAGGAAAGTCATAAATATTTCATGAAACATATCGGTACCATCGACGGCATACGATTTCATGTCATGCCGTCAACAAGCCCCGCCAATACAATGTCTTTTGATAAGAAATTTGAAATCTGGTCTGAAACGCTTACAAATACCGCTCTTTAA
- a CDS encoding helix-turn-helix domain-containing protein — MLNTDDFIKRLELLMKHYELSASSFADKIGVQRSGISHLLSGRNKPSLDFILKLGEEFPDVNLYWLLKGSGAFLSGDENTPAATGEKNMAEEKIPSPSLPISQTGDIDKIIILYRDGSFMDYRPKSDK, encoded by the coding sequence ATGCTCAATACCGACGATTTTATCAAAAGGCTGGAACTGCTCATGAAGCATTATGAGTTAAGCGCGTCTTCTTTTGCAGATAAGATCGGGGTGCAGCGATCCGGGATTTCACACCTGCTTTCAGGAAGGAATAAGCCGAGCCTGGATTTCATTTTAAAACTGGGCGAAGAATTTCCCGACGTAAATTTATACTGGCTCCTGAAGGGTTCCGGGGCATTCCTTTCCGGAGATGAAAATACCCCTGCAGCAACCGGTGAAAAAAATATGGCTGAGGAAAAAATCCCATCCCCTTCCCTGCCCATTTCCCAAACCGGTGATATCGACAAGATCATCATACTGTATCGCGACGGGAGTTTCATGGATTACAGGCCCAAAAGCGATAAATAA
- a CDS encoding deoxyhypusine synthase family protein, with translation MSKGPISQFIEKHYLHFNAAALVDAAKGYEKQLADGAKMMVTLAGAMSTAELGKSFAEIIRKDKVQIISCTGANLEEDIMNLVAHSHYERVPHYRDLTPQEEWDLLERGLNRVTDTCIPEHEAFRRLQKHIHKIWKDADDNGERYFPHEFMYKMLLSGVLEEYYEIDLKDSWMYAAAEKNLPIIVPGWEDSTMGNIFASYVIKGELKASTMKSGIEYMTYLAQWYTDNSKNGVGFFQIGGGIAGDFPICVVPMLYQDMEMHDVPFWSYFCQISDSTTSYGSYSGAVPNEKITWGKLDITTPKFIIESDATIVAPLIFAYLLDL, from the coding sequence ATGAGCAAAGGACCAATCAGCCAGTTTATCGAAAAACACTACCTGCACTTCAACGCCGCAGCTTTGGTGGATGCAGCAAAGGGATATGAAAAGCAACTGGCGGACGGCGCAAAAATGATGGTGACGCTTGCCGGTGCGATGAGTACCGCCGAATTGGGAAAGAGTTTCGCAGAAATTATCCGTAAGGACAAAGTACAGATCATTTCCTGTACCGGAGCCAACCTCGAGGAAGATATCATGAACCTCGTGGCACATTCGCATTACGAAAGGGTTCCGCATTACAGGGACCTGACACCACAAGAAGAGTGGGATTTGCTGGAGCGCGGGCTAAACCGTGTGACAGATACCTGCATCCCTGAGCACGAAGCGTTCAGGAGGCTTCAAAAGCACATCCATAAAATCTGGAAAGATGCTGATGATAATGGGGAAAGGTATTTTCCGCATGAATTTATGTACAAAATGCTGCTTTCCGGAGTCCTTGAAGAATATTATGAAATCGACCTGAAGGACAGCTGGATGTACGCTGCTGCAGAAAAGAACCTGCCGATCATCGTGCCGGGTTGGGAAGACAGTACTATGGGTAATATTTTCGCGTCTTATGTCATCAAAGGGGAATTGAAGGCATCGACGATGAAATCTGGGATCGAATACATGACTTACCTTGCACAATGGTACACGGACAACAGCAAGAACGGTGTGGGCTTCTTCCAGATCGGAGGAGGAATTGCCGGGGATTTCCCGATTTGCGTGGTGCCGATGCTGTACCAGGACATGGAGATGCATGATGTCCCTTTCTGGAGTTATTTCTGCCAGATTTCAGATTCGACCACCAGTTACGGTTCTTATTCCGGTGCCGTCCCGAATGAGAAGATCACCTGGGGAAAACTGGACATTACTACCCCTAAATTTATTATTGAATCGGATGCTACGATTGTCGCTCCGTTAATTTTTGCTTACCTACTAGATTTATAA
- a CDS encoding type III PLP-dependent enzyme domain-containing protein gives MNTKYFDLINQTYYFPQDEFTLSKDNQLQFHNIDLMKLVEQYGTPLKFTYLPQISNNIKRAKNWFRNAMEKNKYDAKYYYCYCTKSSHFEYVMNEAFKNNIHIETSSAFDINIVEKLLESGKINKSTFIICNGFKRDQYIENITRIINNGHKNCIPIIDNYEELDLLQADIKGKFKIGIRIAAEEEPKFEFYTSRLGIGYKNIVAFYRKQIQENPNLELKMLHFFINTGINDTAYYWNELVKCIKVYIALKRECPTLDSLNIGGGFPIKNSLAFEYDYQYMIDEILNQIKIACDEEEVEVPHIFTEFGSFTVGESAGAIYQVLYQKQQNDREQWNMIDSSFITTLPDTWAINKRFIMLAINRWNDTYERVLLGGMTCDSDDYYNSEQNMNAIYLPKYNKEKPLYIGFFNTGAYQETIGGYGGLHHCLIPQPRHILIDRDANGIVASEIFSEQQTAEDVLDILGYNKK, from the coding sequence ATGAATACAAAATATTTCGACCTCATCAACCAAACTTATTATTTCCCGCAGGATGAATTTACGCTGAGCAAAGACAATCAACTGCAGTTCCACAACATAGACCTGATGAAACTCGTGGAACAATATGGGACACCATTGAAATTTACCTACCTCCCGCAGATTTCCAACAACATCAAACGGGCCAAGAACTGGTTCCGTAATGCGATGGAAAAAAACAAATACGATGCAAAGTATTACTATTGCTATTGTACCAAGAGCTCACACTTCGAATATGTGATGAACGAGGCGTTCAAGAACAACATCCATATTGAAACTTCGTCTGCTTTTGATATTAACATTGTAGAAAAACTGCTTGAAAGCGGAAAAATCAACAAAAGCACTTTTATCATCTGCAACGGTTTCAAACGCGACCAATACATTGAAAACATTACACGTATCATCAACAACGGGCACAAAAACTGCATTCCGATTATTGATAATTACGAAGAGCTTGACCTGCTTCAGGCCGATATCAAAGGAAAGTTCAAGATCGGAATCCGTATTGCTGCTGAAGAGGAACCTAAATTCGAATTTTATACTTCGCGATTGGGGATCGGATACAAGAATATTGTCGCTTTTTACCGCAAGCAAATCCAGGAAAACCCAAACCTGGAACTCAAAATGCTGCACTTTTTCATCAATACCGGAATCAATGATACCGCGTATTACTGGAACGAATTGGTAAAATGTATTAAAGTATACATCGCCCTGAAACGCGAGTGCCCCACACTGGACAGCCTGAACATTGGCGGCGGATTCCCTATCAAAAATTCATTGGCTTTCGAATACGATTACCAATACATGATTGACGAAATCCTGAATCAGATCAAGATTGCCTGTGATGAGGAAGAGGTAGAAGTACCGCATATCTTTACCGAATTCGGTTCATTCACCGTGGGCGAAAGTGCCGGTGCGATTTACCAGGTGTTATACCAAAAACAACAAAACGACAGGGAGCAATGGAATATGATCGATTCCTCATTCATCACGACATTGCCGGATACCTGGGCCATCAACAAACGCTTTATCATGCTGGCTATCAACCGCTGGAATGACACTTATGAACGCGTCCTTTTAGGCGGAATGACCTGCGACAGCGACGATTATTACAACTCGGAGCAGAACATGAACGCCATTTACCTTCCGAAATACAACAAGGAAAAGCCCTTATACATTGGCTTTTTCAACACGGGAGCATACCAGGAAACCATCGGTGGTTATGGCGGATTGCACCACTGCCTGATTCCGCAGCCAAGGCACATTCTCATTGACCGGGATGCCAACGGCATTGTCGCCAGCGAAATTTTTTCAGAACAGCAAACCGCCGAAGATGTGCTTGACATTTTAGGATATAATAAGAAATAG
- a CDS encoding 1-acyl-sn-glycerol-3-phosphate acyltransferase, with the protein MKRLIYKVIFFRLMGWRITGMMDPGIRKSVLMIVPHTSWMDFFIGLFARGIIGLEMHWVGKKELFQFPLNGYFRWMGGAPLDRSGGRNTVDAVAGLFAERKVFRMAIAPEGTRKAVITLKSGFYYIALKADVPIIPIAFDYGRKEVALGKPFYPTGNEDADVAILLRHFEGVTGKFPENGFGYEK; encoded by the coding sequence ATGAAACGCCTGATCTACAAAGTCATCTTTTTCCGGCTGATGGGCTGGCGTATCACAGGAATGATGGATCCCGGCATCCGGAAGAGCGTACTGATGATCGTGCCGCACACGTCGTGGATGGATTTCTTTATCGGGTTGTTTGCACGCGGCATTATAGGGCTGGAGATGCACTGGGTGGGGAAAAAGGAGTTGTTCCAATTTCCTCTGAATGGCTATTTCCGATGGATGGGTGGCGCACCACTCGACCGCAGCGGCGGACGCAATACCGTAGATGCCGTTGCAGGGCTTTTTGCGGAACGAAAAGTATTCCGGATGGCTATTGCGCCCGAAGGTACCCGTAAAGCCGTCATTACGCTTAAATCCGGGTTTTATTACATTGCCTTAAAAGCGGATGTCCCCATCATTCCAATCGCTTTTGATTACGGCAGGAAGGAAGTTGCACTCGGCAAGCCGTTTTATCCGACGGGAAATGAAGATGCAGATGTTGCCATTTTGCTCCGGCATTTCGAAGGGGTCACAGGAAAATTTCCTGAGAATGGCTTCGGTTATGAAAAATAA
- a CDS encoding phosphoenolpyruvate carboxylase → MYTPPKIERFNENVLSKYHIYNSVFITLPFDAIDNTGVLLPLFAEICENGFKQELNPKQIVEQFFQKFLEQKSEKEQIDLMFRFIQYIERQIVLFDAIEDAAFPIVNNMEGRGSLRDINEKAEAKDKLGELKDFLKTFNVRAVLTAHPTQFYPGPVLGIITDLTQAIRENDLIRIKQLLSQLGKTPFIKKEKPTPYDEAVSLVWYLENVFYYTAGEMVEYIHKNIFKHDENDNPIINFGFWPGGDRDGNPYVTTDITLKVANRLRTSLFRCYYNEIRSLKRKLTFYEVDVLITEIELKLYDSIYCTDDTVFITLEAFKQKLNAIKYIIIDKHQSLYLDDLELLICRVNLFGFHFASLDIRQNSKIHDAVFDDISKQGEYLDVGYASADDTQKIAWLKGIKSGADPEQYKDITKSTLESVYAMKTIQQRNGEKGSNRYIISNNESALDVMQAFSLFRLCGWENPSVDIVPLFEVIEDLRNARSVMEQLYTNETYSRHLRQRNNTQTVMLGFSDGTKDGGYLMANWSIYKAKEAITEVSRQYGIKVIFFDGRGGPPARGGGKTHKFYASLGPEIENREIQITIQGQTISSNFGIADSCRYNLENLLTAGVTNKIFNKDENLLSESDKNILDELSEIGFEKYSEFKKHPKFIPYLEQVSTLKYFAKANIGSRPAKRGKSEQLDFSALRAIPFVGSWSQLKQNVPGFFGVGTALKHFETVGKWNQVQQLYDNSLFVKTLLENSMMSLAKSFFPLTAYMKDDAEFGDFWTIIYEEFLLTKDMLLKIAGHSQLMENYPDGKASIETRELIVRPLLTIQQYALLRIKELQSESQPDETLLSVYEKMVTRSLFGNTNASRNSA, encoded by the coding sequence ATGTATACGCCTCCGAAAATCGAACGTTTCAACGAAAATGTCCTTTCGAAATACCATATTTACAATAGTGTTTTTATTACGCTTCCCTTTGATGCGATTGATAATACGGGCGTATTGTTGCCTTTATTTGCTGAAATCTGCGAGAATGGTTTTAAGCAGGAATTGAATCCGAAACAGATTGTGGAGCAATTCTTCCAAAAGTTCCTTGAACAGAAAAGCGAAAAAGAGCAAATCGACCTGATGTTTCGTTTTATCCAGTACATCGAACGGCAGATCGTGCTTTTCGATGCCATTGAAGATGCAGCTTTTCCGATCGTAAATAATATGGAAGGGCGTGGCTCGCTGCGGGATATCAATGAAAAGGCAGAAGCTAAGGACAAACTCGGTGAATTGAAGGATTTCCTGAAGACTTTCAATGTGCGGGCAGTATTGACGGCGCATCCGACGCAGTTTTACCCGGGTCCGGTGTTGGGGATCATTACAGATTTGACGCAGGCCATCCGTGAGAATGACCTGATCCGCATCAAGCAATTGCTATCCCAGCTTGGGAAAACGCCTTTCATTAAAAAGGAAAAGCCAACGCCTTATGATGAAGCGGTAAGCCTGGTCTGGTACCTTGAAAATGTGTTCTATTACACTGCCGGCGAAATGGTCGAATACATCCATAAGAACATTTTTAAGCATGATGAAAATGACAATCCGATAATCAATTTCGGATTCTGGCCGGGTGGTGACCGTGATGGAAATCCATATGTAACGACTGATATTACACTGAAGGTAGCGAACCGTTTGCGGACATCGCTTTTCAGGTGCTATTACAATGAGATAAGAAGTTTAAAAAGGAAGCTAACGTTCTATGAAGTAGATGTTTTAATTACTGAAATTGAACTAAAACTTTATGATTCCATTTATTGTACCGACGATACGGTTTTCATCACTTTGGAGGCATTTAAACAAAAACTGAATGCCATTAAATACATCATTATCGACAAACACCAATCGCTGTATCTTGATGACCTGGAACTGCTGATTTGCCGTGTGAACCTGTTCGGGTTTCATTTTGCATCGCTCGATATCCGCCAGAACAGCAAGATTCACGATGCGGTTTTTGACGACATTTCAAAGCAGGGTGAATACCTTGATGTCGGTTACGCTTCCGCAGATGACACTCAGAAAATAGCATGGCTGAAGGGCATCAAATCCGGCGCAGACCCTGAGCAATATAAAGACATCACAAAATCTACACTGGAATCGGTTTATGCCATGAAAACCATTCAACAGCGCAATGGCGAGAAAGGCAGCAACCGTTATATCATCAGCAACAACGAAAGCGCTCTTGACGTGATGCAGGCGTTTTCACTTTTCCGTTTGTGTGGCTGGGAAAATCCATCGGTTGATATCGTGCCGTTGTTTGAGGTGATCGAAGACCTGCGCAACGCAAGATCCGTGATGGAACAATTATACACCAACGAAACGTATTCACGGCATCTGCGGCAGCGCAACAACACCCAGACTGTGATGCTTGGCTTTTCTGACGGGACCAAAGACGGCGGCTACCTGATGGCGAATTGGAGCATTTATAAAGCCAAAGAAGCAATAACTGAAGTGTCGAGGCAATACGGGATCAAAGTGATTTTTTTTGACGGACGCGGCGGGCCACCGGCACGAGGGGGGGGAAAGACGCACAAATTTTACGCATCGCTCGGTCCTGAAATTGAAAACAGGGAAATCCAGATTACGATCCAGGGACAGACCATCAGCTCTAATTTCGGGATTGCGGACTCGTGCCGCTATAACCTCGAAAACCTGCTGACGGCTGGTGTCACGAACAAAATTTTCAACAAAGATGAAAACCTGCTTTCTGAATCCGATAAAAATATACTCGACGAATTGTCGGAAATTGGTTTCGAAAAATATTCGGAATTTAAAAAACATCCCAAATTCATCCCGTACCTTGAGCAGGTGAGCACGTTAAAGTATTTCGCAAAAGCCAATATCGGCAGCCGCCCGGCGAAAAGAGGCAAGTCGGAGCAACTGGATTTTTCAGCATTGCGCGCCATTCCTTTTGTTGGTTCGTGGAGCCAGTTAAAGCAAAATGTTCCGGGATTTTTTGGTGTGGGCACCGCTTTGAAGCATTTCGAAACCGTTGGGAAATGGAATCAGGTACAGCAGCTTTACGACAATTCCTTGTTTGTGAAAACGCTGTTGGAAAACAGCATGATGTCGCTCGCGAAAAGTTTTTTTCCGCTGACGGCTTATATGAAGGACGATGCGGAGTTTGGTGATTTCTGGACAATTATTTACGAGGAATTTTTGCTTACCAAAGACATGCTGCTTAAAATTGCCGGGCACAGCCAATTGATGGAAAATTATCCCGACGGCAAAGCGTCGATTGAAACCCGCGAATTGATTGTAAGGCCATTGCTTACGATACAACAATATGCTTTGCTGCGGATTAAGGAACTGCAATCGGAAAGCCAGCCTGATGAAACCTTGCTTTCAGTGTATGAAAAAATGGTCACACGATCGCTATTCGGCAATACCAACGCGAGCAGGAACTCGGCTTAA
- a CDS encoding DoxX family protein, which translates to MKSKILFVLSLLFGLMFINAGLNKFFNYMPMPKDMPADLMKEMGAFMQIKWLMPLVGMAEILGGLLIIFPKTRALGALIIFPVMVGIMLVNTVTSMDGFPIAGVLFAILLWIIYENRAKYKPLVA; encoded by the coding sequence ATGAAAAGTAAAATTCTGTTCGTTCTCTCGCTGCTTTTCGGCCTGATGTTCATCAATGCCGGACTTAACAAATTCTTCAATTACATGCCGATGCCCAAAGACATGCCGGCAGATCTGATGAAGGAAATGGGCGCTTTCATGCAAATCAAATGGCTGATGCCGCTCGTGGGCATGGCTGAAATCCTTGGCGGGTTATTGATCATTTTCCCGAAAACACGCGCTTTGGGTGCACTGATTATTTTTCCGGTCATGGTCGGGATCATGCTCGTAAATACCGTTACCAGTATGGACGGATTCCCGATTGCAGGCGTCTTATTCGCGATACTGTTGTGGATCATTTATGAAAACAGGGCAAAATATAAGCCTTTGGTAGCGTAA
- a CDS encoding Lrp/AsnC family transcriptional regulator, producing MSKFRLDEVDHQILDMLIDNTRVPFTDIAKKLLISAGTVHVRVKKMEDAGIIMGSSLTLDYEKLGYSFIAYVGVFLNNTSQTKFVLERINDIPFVTVAHVTTGKFNIFCKIRAKDTKHAKDVIFMIDDIEGVYRTETMISLEESINDKKRLMHTIFKNM from the coding sequence ATGAGTAAATTTCGCTTAGATGAGGTAGATCACCAGATACTGGACATGCTGATCGACAATACAAGGGTTCCTTTTACGGATATCGCAAAGAAACTACTGATCTCTGCCGGAACGGTGCATGTCAGGGTTAAAAAGATGGAAGATGCCGGCATTATCATGGGGTCTTCATTGACACTGGATTATGAGAAATTAGGGTATTCATTCATCGCTTATGTGGGTGTGTTTTTGAACAATACATCACAAACCAAATTCGTTTTGGAGCGTATCAATGATATTCCTTTCGTAACTGTGGCACACGTAACCACTGGAAAATTCAATATTTTCTGTAAGATCAGGGCTAAAGACACGAAGCACGCTAAAGATGTCATCTTCATGATTGACGATATCGAGGGGGTTTACAGGACCGAAACCATGATTTCACTTGAAGAAAGCATCAACGATAAAAAACGCCTGATGCATACGATTTTCAAAAATATGTAA
- a CDS encoding M14 family metallopeptidase — protein sequence MDYEKIFADSKQEKLHGRYICNDHIEPILETLSASGSVEILGQSVSEKNIYGYRIGHGKTKILAWSQMHGNESTCTKALFDFFNFLSEKSAMQQKILSEYTFQFIPILNPDGAEAYTRVNANDVDLNRDAQDQSQPESVILRKVYDTFRPDYCYNMHDQRTIFGVADTGKPATVSFLAPSFNAARDHNEVRLKAIKVINAMDKTLQEFIPGQVGRFDDGFNINCVGDTFQFLGTPTILFEAGHFQGDYEREITRKYVFFALLSGLKSIHENVIVNNEIDYYLIIPQNNPNFFDFVYKNIKINYDSSDIITNFAAQYKEELVDKTINFNAFVVKIGNLDDFFGHSEFDGGGAKYSDIHGHLPQLDQKADFFLDGVGFVNGSSLK from the coding sequence ATGGATTACGAAAAAATATTTGCGGATTCAAAGCAGGAGAAACTACACGGGCGGTATATCTGTAACGACCATATTGAACCGATTCTGGAAACTTTATCTGCTTCCGGAAGCGTTGAAATTTTAGGACAATCAGTATCTGAAAAAAATATTTATGGCTACAGGATTGGTCATGGAAAAACAAAAATCCTGGCCTGGTCGCAAATGCACGGCAATGAAAGTACGTGTACAAAAGCGCTGTTTGATTTCTTTAATTTCCTATCTGAAAAGTCGGCGATGCAGCAAAAAATACTTTCAGAATATACCTTTCAGTTTATCCCGATATTAAATCCCGATGGCGCGGAAGCTTATACCCGTGTAAATGCAAATGACGTTGATTTGAACCGTGATGCTCAGGATCAGTCACAGCCTGAAAGCGTCATTTTGCGCAAGGTTTACGATACTTTCCGTCCTGATTATTGTTATAATATGCACGACCAGCGTACGATTTTTGGTGTTGCAGATACCGGTAAACCCGCTACGGTGTCCTTTCTTGCGCCATCGTTCAATGCGGCACGCGACCATAACGAGGTGCGGTTGAAGGCGATAAAAGTCATCAATGCAATGGATAAAACCCTGCAGGAATTCATTCCCGGGCAGGTAGGGCGTTTTGATGATGGCTTTAATATCAATTGTGTAGGAGATACTTTTCAATTCCTGGGCACGCCTACCATTCTTTTTGAGGCTGGGCACTTTCAGGGCGATTATGAGCGCGAAATCACAAGGAAGTATGTCTTTTTTGCATTATTGTCAGGATTGAAGTCAATTCACGAAAACGTTATAGTTAATAACGAAATTGATTATTACCTGATTATTCCGCAAAATAATCCAAATTTTTTCGATTTTGTTTATAAAAACATCAAAATAAATTATGATAGTTCAGATATAATCACCAATTTTGCGGCACAATATAAAGAAGAATTAGTAGATAAAACCATTAATTTTAACGCTTTTGTTGTGAAAATTGGCAATTTGGATGATTTTTTCGGTCATTCAGAATTTGATGGAGGCGGTGCAAAATATTCCGATATTCACGGACATTTGCCGCAGCTGGATCAGAAGGCAGATTTTTTCCTCGACGGTGTTGGTTTTGTAAATGGAAGTTCCTTAAAATAG